In Ammospiza nelsoni isolate bAmmNel1 chromosome 30, bAmmNel1.pri, whole genome shotgun sequence, a single window of DNA contains:
- the PPP2R2A gene encoding serine/threonine-protein phosphatase 2A 55 kDa regulatory subunit B alpha isoform isoform X3 codes for MAGAGGGNDIQWCFSQVKGAVDDDVAEADIISTVEFNHSGELLATGDKGGRVVIFQQEQENKTQSHSRGEYNVYSTFQSHEPEFDYLKSLEIEEKINKIRWLPQKNAAQFLLSTNDKTIKLWKISERDKRPEGYNLKEEDGRYRDPTTVTTLRVPVFRPMDLMVEASPRRIFANAHTYHINSISINSDYETYLSADDLRINLWHLEITDRSFNIVDIKPANMEELTEVITAAEFHPNSCSTFVYSSSKGTIRLCDMRASALCDRHSKLFEEPEDPSNRSFFSEIISSISDVKFSHSGRYMMTRDYLSVKIWDLNMENRPVETYQVHEYLRSKLCSLYENDCIFDKFECCWNGSDSIVMTGSYNNFFRMFDRNTKRDITLEASRENNKPRTVLKPRKVCASGKRKKDEISVDSLDFNKKILHTAWHPKENIIAVATTNNLYIFQDKMN; via the exons CGGATATAATTTCTACAGTAGAATTTAACCATTCTGGAGAGTTGTTAGCAACAGGAGACAAAGGAGGGAGAGTTGTCATCTTTcaacaggagcaggag AACAAAACCCAGTCTCACAGTAGGGGAGAGTACAATGTTTACAGTACCTTTCAAAGCCATGAACCAGAGTTTGACTACTTGAAAAGTTTAGAAATTGAAGAGAAGATCAACAAAATTAGGTGGTTACCCCAGAAAAATGCTGCTCAGTTTTTATTGTCTACAAATG ATAAAACAATAAAGTTATGGAAAATCAGTGAAAGGGACAAAAGACCCGAGGGTTATAATTTAAAGGAGGAGGATGGACGGTATAGGGATCCTACTACAGTTACAACACTACGG gtgccagtgTTCAGGCCCATGGACCTCATGGTGGAAGCCAGCCCACGCAGGATATTTGCCAATGCTCACACGTATCACATCAACTCCATCTCCATCAACAGTGACTATGAGACGTACCTGTCTGCAGACGACCTGCGGATCAACCTGTGGCACCTAGAAATCACTGACAGAAGTTTTA ataTTGTAGATATCAAGCCTGCCAACATGGAGGAGCTGACAGAGGTGATCACAGCTGCAGAGTTCCACCCCAACAGCTGCAGCACGTTTGtctacagcagcagcaaaggcacaATTCGCCTGTGTGACATGAGGGCATCAGCCCTCTGTGACAGACATTCAAAGT TGTTTGAAGAACCAGAGGATCCTAGCAACAgatcatttttctctgaaatcatCTCTTCCATATCTGATGTCAAATTTAGCCACAGTGGTCGATATATGATGACTAGAGATTATCTGTCAGTGAAGATCTGGGatttaaatatggaaaataGACCTGTGGAAACATACCAG GTGCATGAATACCTCAGGAGTAAACTCTGCTCACTGTATGAGAATGATTGCATTTTTGACAAGTTTGAATGCTGTTGGAATGGATCAGACAG CATTGTCATGACAGGGTCTTACAACAACTTCTTCAGGATGTTTGACAGGAACACAAAGCGAGACATCACCTTGGAGGCGTCGCGGGAGAACAACAAACCGCGCACGGTGCTGAAGCCACGCAAGGTGTGCGCCAGCGGCAAGAGAAAGAAGGACGAGATCAGTGTCGACAGCTTAGACTTCAACAAGAAGATCCTGCACACAGCCTGGCACCCCAAGGAGAACATCATTGCTGTAGCTACCACAAACAACTTGTATATATTTCAAGACAAGATGAATTAG
- the PPP2R2A gene encoding serine/threonine-protein phosphatase 2A 55 kDa regulatory subunit B alpha isoform isoform X2, with the protein MFLKFSLRSVFYGAGGGNDIQWCFSQVKGAVDDDVAEADIISTVEFNHSGELLATGDKGGRVVIFQQEQENKTQSHSRGEYNVYSTFQSHEPEFDYLKSLEIEEKINKIRWLPQKNAAQFLLSTNDKTIKLWKISERDKRPEGYNLKEEDGRYRDPTTVTTLRVPVFRPMDLMVEASPRRIFANAHTYHINSISINSDYETYLSADDLRINLWHLEITDRSFNIVDIKPANMEELTEVITAAEFHPNSCSTFVYSSSKGTIRLCDMRASALCDRHSKLFEEPEDPSNRSFFSEIISSISDVKFSHSGRYMMTRDYLSVKIWDLNMENRPVETYQVHEYLRSKLCSLYENDCIFDKFECCWNGSDSIVMTGSYNNFFRMFDRNTKRDITLEASRENNKPRTVLKPRKVCASGKRKKDEISVDSLDFNKKILHTAWHPKENIIAVATTNNLYIFQDKMN; encoded by the exons CGGATATAATTTCTACAGTAGAATTTAACCATTCTGGAGAGTTGTTAGCAACAGGAGACAAAGGAGGGAGAGTTGTCATCTTTcaacaggagcaggag AACAAAACCCAGTCTCACAGTAGGGGAGAGTACAATGTTTACAGTACCTTTCAAAGCCATGAACCAGAGTTTGACTACTTGAAAAGTTTAGAAATTGAAGAGAAGATCAACAAAATTAGGTGGTTACCCCAGAAAAATGCTGCTCAGTTTTTATTGTCTACAAATG ATAAAACAATAAAGTTATGGAAAATCAGTGAAAGGGACAAAAGACCCGAGGGTTATAATTTAAAGGAGGAGGATGGACGGTATAGGGATCCTACTACAGTTACAACACTACGG gtgccagtgTTCAGGCCCATGGACCTCATGGTGGAAGCCAGCCCACGCAGGATATTTGCCAATGCTCACACGTATCACATCAACTCCATCTCCATCAACAGTGACTATGAGACGTACCTGTCTGCAGACGACCTGCGGATCAACCTGTGGCACCTAGAAATCACTGACAGAAGTTTTA ataTTGTAGATATCAAGCCTGCCAACATGGAGGAGCTGACAGAGGTGATCACAGCTGCAGAGTTCCACCCCAACAGCTGCAGCACGTTTGtctacagcagcagcaaaggcacaATTCGCCTGTGTGACATGAGGGCATCAGCCCTCTGTGACAGACATTCAAAGT TGTTTGAAGAACCAGAGGATCCTAGCAACAgatcatttttctctgaaatcatCTCTTCCATATCTGATGTCAAATTTAGCCACAGTGGTCGATATATGATGACTAGAGATTATCTGTCAGTGAAGATCTGGGatttaaatatggaaaataGACCTGTGGAAACATACCAG GTGCATGAATACCTCAGGAGTAAACTCTGCTCACTGTATGAGAATGATTGCATTTTTGACAAGTTTGAATGCTGTTGGAATGGATCAGACAG CATTGTCATGACAGGGTCTTACAACAACTTCTTCAGGATGTTTGACAGGAACACAAAGCGAGACATCACCTTGGAGGCGTCGCGGGAGAACAACAAACCGCGCACGGTGCTGAAGCCACGCAAGGTGTGCGCCAGCGGCAAGAGAAAGAAGGACGAGATCAGTGTCGACAGCTTAGACTTCAACAAGAAGATCCTGCACACAGCCTGGCACCCCAAGGAGAACATCATTGCTGTAGCTACCACAAACAACTTGTATATATTTCAAGACAAGATGAATTAG